One Polycladomyces subterraneus genomic region harbors:
- the rnr gene encoding ribonuclease R, with protein MIEEQEILTFMRKKAYKPLTFMELVEAFAIDEEEIEAFRSLIDRMEQEGRIVQTRSQRFGVPERFNLVRGILQGHPKGFGFVVQDRPNAPDIYVHPNDMNGAMDGDTVLVRLQGKQARNMRPEGEIVRILKRGRTVVVGTFTSPSSHFGFVIPDDKRLPTDIFISPEARNGAKQGDKVVVELHHIPDSRFTAEGVVTEVLGHKDDPGVDILSIIRKYQLPEAFPEEVLAEAEQIPTEIDPAEIEGRRDLRDRTMVTIDGEDAKDLDDAVSVERLPNGNILLGVHIADVSYYVKEGSALDREAYARGNSVYLVDRVIPMLPQRLSNGICSLNPQVDRLTLTCDMEIDPNGNVVSHDIYPSVIRTNERMTYTAVKRILEDEDPELIARYEPLVDDFRLMADLARTLRKKRLKRGAIDFNFTEAKIKVDENGKPVEIVKRPRTIAEQLIEEFMLCANETVAEHFAWADIPFLYRIHENPDTEKLQAFYEFITHFGYSVKGRADKVKPRALQELLEKISGKPEETLISTVLLRSMKQARYAAECTGHFGLAATFYCHFTSPIRRYPDLVIHRIIREVLANGTLSPERMNQLKEKLPDIAQQCSVRERIAVEAERETDDLKKAEFMLDKIGQEFDGIISGVTSFGIFVELDNTVEGLVHISYMTDDYYHYDENAYCLIGERTGNIFRIGDRVRVRVAGVNIDEHKVDFELVPEWEEGGLFQRSPKRKNGRKETDSESRMRKGKKKKKAKKAEKQAKGKKKKS; from the coding sequence ATGATCGAAGAACAAGAGATTTTGACGTTTATGAGAAAAAAAGCGTACAAACCGCTGACATTCATGGAATTGGTCGAAGCATTTGCGATCGATGAGGAAGAGATCGAGGCATTTCGATCTTTGATCGACCGTATGGAACAAGAAGGCAGAATCGTACAGACCAGGTCTCAGCGGTTTGGGGTGCCCGAGCGATTCAATCTCGTGCGCGGAATACTGCAGGGACATCCCAAAGGGTTTGGTTTCGTCGTGCAGGACCGGCCTAACGCACCGGACATCTACGTTCATCCCAACGACATGAACGGGGCGATGGACGGCGATACGGTGCTCGTTCGCCTACAGGGGAAACAAGCACGGAACATGCGGCCTGAAGGGGAAATTGTCCGTATTTTGAAACGGGGTCGCACTGTCGTGGTGGGAACGTTCACCAGCCCGTCCTCACACTTCGGGTTCGTCATTCCTGACGACAAACGCCTGCCGACAGACATATTTATTTCCCCGGAGGCACGAAATGGTGCCAAACAAGGGGACAAAGTGGTTGTCGAGCTGCATCACATTCCCGACAGCCGTTTCACAGCAGAGGGTGTCGTCACGGAAGTGCTGGGTCACAAAGATGATCCGGGTGTCGATATCCTCTCCATCATTCGCAAATACCAACTGCCCGAGGCTTTCCCTGAAGAAGTGCTGGCCGAAGCCGAACAAATCCCCACCGAGATCGATCCGGCGGAAATCGAGGGACGGCGGGATCTGCGAGACCGTACGATGGTTACCATCGATGGGGAAGACGCCAAGGACTTGGACGATGCGGTGTCTGTGGAGCGCCTGCCCAACGGCAATATCCTCCTCGGCGTCCATATCGCCGATGTCAGCTATTATGTGAAAGAAGGGAGTGCGCTGGATCGGGAAGCCTATGCCCGGGGCAACAGCGTCTATCTCGTGGACCGGGTGATCCCCATGTTGCCACAGCGGCTGTCCAATGGCATCTGCAGTCTCAACCCGCAGGTGGACCGTCTAACACTCACCTGCGATATGGAAATCGACCCGAATGGCAATGTTGTCAGCCACGATATCTATCCCAGCGTCATCCGTACGAATGAACGGATGACCTATACTGCCGTCAAACGCATCCTGGAGGACGAAGATCCCGAGCTGATCGCGCGTTATGAGCCATTGGTGGACGATTTCCGCTTGATGGCGGATCTGGCCCGTACATTGCGGAAAAAGCGTCTCAAACGGGGAGCCATTGATTTCAATTTCACGGAAGCCAAAATCAAGGTAGACGAAAACGGAAAACCGGTTGAAATTGTGAAACGGCCGCGCACGATTGCCGAGCAGTTGATCGAGGAATTCATGCTTTGCGCCAACGAAACGGTGGCGGAGCATTTCGCCTGGGCGGATATCCCGTTTTTGTACCGGATTCACGAAAATCCGGATACGGAAAAACTGCAGGCGTTTTACGAGTTCATCACCCATTTCGGTTACAGTGTCAAAGGGCGGGCGGATAAAGTGAAACCCCGCGCGCTCCAGGAGTTGTTGGAGAAAATCAGCGGCAAACCTGAGGAAACACTGATCAGCACCGTCCTGCTCCGTTCGATGAAGCAGGCGCGTTATGCTGCGGAATGCACGGGCCACTTCGGGTTGGCGGCAACGTTTTACTGCCACTTCACCTCACCGATCCGGAGGTATCCCGATCTGGTCATTCACCGCATCATCCGAGAAGTATTGGCCAATGGGACGTTGTCCCCTGAACGGATGAACCAGTTGAAAGAAAAACTGCCGGATATTGCCCAGCAATGCTCGGTTCGTGAGCGCATCGCCGTTGAAGCGGAGCGGGAGACGGACGATCTGAAAAAAGCCGAGTTTATGCTGGACAAAATAGGACAGGAGTTTGATGGTATCATCAGTGGCGTCACCTCGTTTGGTATTTTTGTCGAATTGGACAACACCGTCGAAGGACTGGTGCACATCAGCTACATGACAGACGACTATTATCACTACGATGAAAATGCCTATTGCCTGATCGGGGAGCGCACGGGGAACATTTTCCGCATTGGGGACCGGGTTCGCGTTCGAGTGGCCGGTGTAAACATCGACGAGCACAAGGTGGACTTCGAGCTGGTACCGGAATGGGAAGAGGGCGGACTGTTCCAGCGAAGCCCTAAGCGAAAAAATGGCAGGAAAGAGACGGATTCGGAGTCGAGAATGCGCAAGGGAAAAAAGAAAAAGAAAGCCAAAAAAGCGGAAAAACAGGCGAAGGGGAAAAAGAAGAAGTCCTGA
- a CDS encoding alpha/beta hydrolase: MKIVRRSPDPFFYEGGEIGVLLIHGFTGTPSELRPMGEYLKERGYTVHAPLLAGHGTSPEEMACTTWEDWWNSTVEAYRRLRESGVRRVFAAGLSMGGSLVLNLARQYPLDGVIAMCAPVYLKDKRVHAVNLIRWVMPYQIRRGTKPAHIEEHLVPYDRTPLKCVSSLQRLIRHVRSHLHEIRVPALVVQAELDETVDPRSAHYIYEKIGSTVKHLKWYNKSSHIITLDREREQLFADVDAFMQEVDQSISTRESGKGS; encoded by the coding sequence ATGAAAATCGTCCGTCGTTCTCCGGACCCGTTTTTTTATGAAGGTGGGGAGATCGGCGTATTGCTGATTCACGGATTTACCGGAACCCCGTCTGAACTGCGCCCAATGGGGGAATATCTTAAAGAGCGGGGATACACGGTGCATGCGCCACTATTGGCCGGGCACGGCACGTCGCCGGAGGAGATGGCTTGCACGACGTGGGAGGATTGGTGGAACAGCACCGTAGAAGCGTATCGGCGTTTGCGGGAATCGGGTGTTCGTCGTGTGTTTGCCGCAGGTTTGTCGATGGGTGGTTCACTGGTGCTCAACCTGGCACGACAATATCCACTCGACGGTGTGATCGCGATGTGTGCACCCGTTTACCTCAAGGATAAGCGAGTCCATGCCGTCAATCTGATTCGCTGGGTGATGCCGTATCAGATCCGGCGTGGAACCAAACCGGCGCACATCGAGGAACACTTGGTCCCTTACGATCGAACGCCGCTCAAATGCGTTTCCAGCCTGCAGCGACTGATCCGCCACGTACGAAGCCATCTGCATGAAATCCGGGTGCCGGCCCTTGTCGTACAGGCGGAACTGGATGAAACGGTGGACCCTCGAAGTGCACATTATATATACGAAAAGATCGGTTCTACTGTCAAACACCTGAAATGGTACAACAAGTCGTCCCACATCATCACACTTGACCGGGAACGGGAGCAATTGTTTGCTGATGTGGATGCATTTATGCAAGAAGTGGACCAATCAATATCCACAAGGGAGAGCGGAAAGGGGTCTTGA
- a CDS encoding alpha/beta hydrolase, giving the protein MEGFLLIHGYAGTPYDVQPVLDRLQELNLPVSAPLLAGHGGTRKEMRSSSWQDWIRSAEEALIQLRRECDPVHLVGFSMGSLIAIDLAVRYSVGKMALLSPAVYSINAPEIVRGMADTLKSPFDKRVRALPLKVYMRRTMRSSFRSFAQFFQLVEHVRPKFGDVRVPTLIIQGKRDDVVKPKGAIHLYHQIGSTEKKLVLLPQSRHLICHDCEVVEMMREIETFFGLPIRNPEPVQEQASF; this is encoded by the coding sequence GTGGAAGGGTTTTTGCTGATCCATGGTTACGCCGGTACGCCGTATGACGTCCAACCTGTACTCGATCGTTTGCAGGAGTTGAACTTGCCGGTGTCCGCTCCACTTCTGGCCGGACACGGCGGTACGCGAAAAGAAATGCGATCGTCCTCTTGGCAGGACTGGATTCGAAGTGCCGAAGAGGCGTTGATCCAGCTTCGACGAGAGTGCGATCCTGTCCATCTGGTTGGTTTTTCAATGGGAAGCCTCATTGCCATCGATCTGGCAGTGCGTTATTCCGTCGGCAAGATGGCGTTGCTCAGCCCGGCAGTCTATTCGATTAACGCACCGGAAATCGTTCGCGGCATGGCGGATACGTTGAAAAGCCCGTTTGACAAACGCGTTCGAGCCTTGCCGCTCAAAGTCTATATGAGGCGCACCATGCGCTCTTCGTTTCGCTCCTTCGCCCAGTTTTTCCAACTGGTGGAACACGTCCGTCCCAAATTTGGCGATGTTCGTGTCCCTACACTGATCATTCAAGGAAAACGTGACGATGTGGTCAAACCCAAAGGTGCGATCCATCTCTACCATCAAATCGGTTCAACCGAGAAGAAGCTGGTGCTATTGCCACAATCCCGGCACCTGATCTGTCATGATTGTGAAGTGGTGGAGATGATGCGGGAAATTGAAACTTTTTTCGGCCTGCCCATACGAAACCCTGAGCCGGTACAAGAACAAGCCTCTTTTTGA
- the secG gene encoding preprotein translocase subunit SecG yields MEIAAKILLAIVSIALIIVVLLQSGKSPGLSGAIGGGAEQLLGKTKARGIDSLLNKITVVLATLFIILTLLVGYFVK; encoded by the coding sequence TTGGAAATCGCAGCAAAGATTTTGTTGGCGATCGTGAGTATCGCATTGATCATCGTCGTTCTGCTTCAATCCGGAAAAAGCCCGGGCCTCTCCGGTGCGATTGGCGGTGGAGCGGAGCAACTGTTGGGTAAAACGAAAGCGCGCGGCATCGATTCACTTCTCAACAAAATCACCGTGGTGCTGGCGACGTTGTTCATCATACTCACTTTGTTGGTTGGATATTTTGTGAAATAA
- the eno gene encoding phosphopyruvate hydratase, translating into MTRIVDVYAREVLDSRGNPTVEVEVVLESGDVGRAIVPSGASTGAYEAVELRDGDKERYLGKGVLKAVQHVNEIIAPELEGWDATDQVGIDKHLIELDGTPNKGKLGANAILGVSMAVARAAAEALGVPLYNYLGGFNAKTLPVPMMNILNGGKHADNNVDIQEFMIMPVGAPSFHEGLRMGAEIFHNLKAVLKEKGLATSVGDEGGFAPNLSSNEEALQTIVAAIERAGYKPGEDVLLALDVAATELYKDGQYHLAGEGVTRSSEEMIAFYEELVSKYPVVSIEDGLSEDDWDGWKQLTERLGGKVQLVGDDLFVTNTERLSQGIQKGVGNSILIKVNQIGTLTETFDAIEMAKRAGYTAVISHRSGESEDTTIADIAVATGAGQIKTGAPSRTDRVAKYNQLLRIEDELAETAQYPGKTAFYNLRG; encoded by the coding sequence ATGACGAGAATCGTGGACGTATACGCACGGGAAGTGCTGGACTCTCGAGGCAATCCGACTGTTGAAGTGGAAGTGGTGCTGGAATCGGGCGATGTGGGCCGTGCGATTGTTCCGTCCGGTGCATCCACCGGTGCTTATGAGGCCGTGGAATTGCGTGACGGTGACAAAGAGCGCTATCTCGGCAAAGGCGTCCTGAAAGCTGTGCAACACGTGAACGAAATCATCGCCCCCGAGCTGGAAGGTTGGGACGCTACCGACCAAGTGGGCATCGACAAACACCTGATCGAGCTGGACGGTACGCCTAACAAGGGGAAACTGGGTGCCAACGCCATCCTGGGCGTCTCCATGGCCGTGGCGCGTGCGGCTGCAGAAGCACTTGGCGTTCCGTTGTACAACTACCTGGGTGGATTCAACGCCAAAACTCTGCCCGTGCCGATGATGAACATCCTGAACGGCGGAAAACATGCTGACAACAACGTGGACATTCAAGAGTTCATGATCATGCCGGTGGGAGCGCCCTCCTTCCATGAAGGTTTGCGCATGGGAGCAGAAATCTTCCATAACCTGAAGGCTGTATTGAAAGAGAAAGGCCTCGCCACTTCCGTCGGGGATGAAGGCGGCTTCGCGCCCAACCTGTCCTCCAACGAGGAAGCATTGCAAACCATCGTGGCTGCGATCGAACGGGCCGGATATAAGCCGGGTGAAGATGTCCTGCTCGCACTCGATGTGGCGGCGACCGAGCTGTACAAAGATGGCCAATATCATTTGGCAGGAGAAGGCGTCACCCGCTCCTCCGAGGAAATGATCGCCTTCTATGAAGAACTGGTTTCCAAATACCCGGTTGTCTCCATCGAAGACGGCTTGTCCGAAGACGATTGGGACGGCTGGAAACAGCTGACCGAACGTCTGGGTGGCAAAGTCCAGCTGGTGGGCGACGATCTGTTCGTCACCAACACCGAGCGCCTGTCCCAAGGTATTCAAAAAGGCGTGGGCAACTCCATCCTGATCAAAGTGAACCAAATCGGCACCCTGACTGAAACGTTCGATGCCATCGAAATGGCGAAACGTGCCGGTTACACCGCGGTTATTTCCCACCGCTCCGGTGAGTCGGAGGACACCACCATCGCTGACATCGCCGTGGCGACCGGCGCGGGTCAAATCAAAACGGGTGCACCGTCGCGTACTGACCGCGTGGCCAAATACAACCAGCTCCTGCGCATCGAAGACGAGCTGGCTGAAACAGCACAATATCCGGGTAAAACCGCGTTCTACAACCTGCGCGGATAA
- the gpmI gene encoding 2,3-bisphosphoglycerate-independent phosphoglycerate mutase — protein MSRRKPVALIILDGFALRDEVHGNAVAQANKPNFDRYWSTYPHATLRASGEAVGLPDGQMGNSEVGHLNIGAGRIVYQDLTRITKAIQDGSFFENDVLLNAVRHVKEKGTQLHLLGLLSDGGVHSHINHLFALLELAKREGVDNVVVHAFLDGRDVGPDTGVTYLKQLQDVIAEKGVGRIATVQGRYYAMDRDKRWDRVEKSYRAMVYGEGPTHTDPVAAVERSYQEEIYDEFVVPTVITDQDGNPVARVQDGDAMIFFNFRPDRAIQLSQAFTRDDFDGFDRGEGRPNGLHYVCMTHYSETVNGEVAFPTVDLTRTFGEVVAEHGLKQLRIAETEKYPHVTFFFSGGREEPFPGEDRILIHSPKVATYDLKPEMSAYEVTDALVKEIEAGKHDAIILNFANPDMVGHSGKLEPTIRAVEAVDECLGRVVEAVLAQGGVAVITADHGNADMVLTADNRPVTSHTTNPVPFIVTDKNVKLREEGILADIAPTLLHLLGIEQPEEMTGRSMIES, from the coding sequence ATGAGTCGACGCAAACCAGTCGCCCTCATCATTTTGGATGGCTTTGCCTTGCGCGACGAGGTGCATGGCAATGCCGTAGCGCAAGCGAACAAACCCAACTTCGACCGTTACTGGTCCACCTACCCGCATGCGACGCTTCGGGCGAGCGGAGAAGCCGTCGGTCTGCCTGACGGTCAGATGGGCAACTCCGAGGTAGGCCATCTGAATATCGGCGCCGGGCGAATCGTATACCAGGATTTGACGCGGATCACCAAAGCGATTCAAGACGGTTCCTTCTTTGAAAATGACGTGTTGCTCAACGCTGTTCGCCATGTAAAGGAAAAAGGTACGCAGTTGCACCTGTTGGGACTGCTTTCCGACGGGGGCGTCCATTCCCACATCAACCATCTGTTTGCTCTGCTGGAACTGGCCAAGCGGGAAGGCGTGGACAACGTCGTCGTGCACGCGTTTCTTGACGGACGCGATGTAGGACCGGATACCGGCGTCACTTACCTGAAACAGCTGCAGGATGTAATCGCGGAAAAAGGAGTGGGCCGCATCGCCACGGTGCAAGGGCGTTATTACGCCATGGATCGGGACAAACGGTGGGATCGAGTGGAGAAATCCTACCGTGCGATGGTGTACGGGGAAGGACCGACCCATACCGATCCAGTGGCCGCTGTGGAGCGGTCGTATCAGGAAGAGATCTACGACGAGTTCGTCGTTCCGACCGTGATCACGGACCAAGACGGTAACCCGGTAGCTCGGGTGCAGGACGGCGATGCCATGATCTTCTTCAACTTCCGACCCGATCGCGCGATCCAGCTGTCGCAAGCGTTCACCCGCGACGACTTCGACGGATTCGACCGGGGAGAAGGCCGACCGAACGGATTGCACTATGTGTGCATGACCCACTACAGCGAGACGGTCAATGGCGAAGTCGCTTTCCCCACGGTGGATTTGACGCGGACATTTGGCGAAGTGGTGGCCGAACACGGATTGAAACAACTGCGGATCGCGGAAACGGAGAAATACCCGCACGTCACCTTCTTCTTCAGCGGGGGCCGGGAAGAGCCGTTCCCGGGAGAAGATCGAATCCTGATCCATTCACCCAAAGTGGCCACTTATGACCTGAAGCCGGAGATGAGTGCCTACGAGGTGACCGATGCCTTGGTCAAAGAGATCGAGGCCGGTAAACACGATGCCATCATCCTCAACTTCGCTAACCCGGACATGGTGGGTCACTCGGGCAAATTGGAGCCGACGATCCGCGCGGTGGAGGCCGTGGATGAATGCCTGGGCCGCGTGGTCGAGGCGGTATTGGCCCAAGGGGGTGTGGCCGTCATCACGGCGGACCATGGCAATGCCGATATGGTGCTCACGGCCGATAACCGACCGGTGACGTCCCATACCACCAACCCGGTACCGTTTATCGTCACCGACAAAAACGTGAAACTGCGCGAAGAGGGGATTTTGGCGGATATCGCGCCGACCTTGCTGCATCTGTTGGGCATCGAACAGCCGGAGGAAATGACCGGACGCTCGATGATTGAATCATAA
- the tpiA gene encoding triose-phosphate isomerase — MRKPVIAGNWKMHKTSAEALAFFRALKASKETKDVETVICAPFTALPALVEAAKDSGIGIGAQNMHWEEKGAFTGEISPVMLKDLGVQYVILGHSERRSYFAETDETVNKKVHAAFAHELIPIICVGETLEEREAGQTKQVVGQQVEKALAGLSSEQVKRVIIAYEPVWAIGSGKASTADDAQEVIGFIRKMVANQYDQQVANEVRIQYGGSVKPDNIGAFLDQPDIDGALVGGASLEPESFDRLVTASVRGDLA; from the coding sequence GTGCGCAAACCCGTAATCGCAGGCAACTGGAAAATGCACAAGACCAGCGCGGAAGCTCTTGCGTTTTTCCGCGCATTGAAAGCGTCCAAAGAAACGAAAGACGTGGAAACTGTCATCTGTGCGCCGTTCACGGCTTTGCCCGCTTTGGTGGAAGCGGCGAAGGACAGCGGTATTGGTATCGGTGCGCAAAACATGCACTGGGAAGAAAAGGGAGCGTTTACGGGTGAAATCAGCCCCGTGATGTTGAAGGACCTGGGGGTGCAGTACGTCATCCTCGGCCATTCGGAACGGCGGTCGTATTTCGCCGAGACGGACGAAACAGTGAACAAAAAAGTGCATGCCGCATTTGCTCATGAATTAATTCCGATCATTTGCGTCGGTGAAACGCTGGAGGAACGGGAAGCGGGGCAAACAAAACAGGTTGTGGGTCAACAGGTGGAAAAAGCGTTGGCTGGTCTCTCAAGCGAACAGGTGAAGCGCGTCATCATCGCTTACGAGCCGGTTTGGGCGATCGGATCGGGCAAGGCGTCCACGGCTGATGATGCGCAAGAAGTGATTGGATTCATCCGCAAGATGGTAGCCAACCAATACGATCAGCAAGTGGCAAACGAAGTGCGCATTCAATATGGCGGCAGCGTCAAACCAGACAATATCGGCGCATTCCTGGATCAGCCGGACATCGATGGTGCGCTGGTCGGCGGCGCCAGCCTGGAACCGGAGTCGTTTGACCGTCTGGTGACTGCGTCGGTACGGGGGGATCTCGCATGA
- a CDS encoding phosphoglycerate kinase, producing the protein MNKKTIRDVDVRGKRVFCRVDFNVPMEDGRITDDTRIRAALPTIRYLTEQGAKVILASHLGRPKGRVVEELRLAPVAKRLAELLEKPVDYVEETVGEEVERRVAALNEGDVLLLENVRFEPGEEKNDPELARAFANLADLFVNDAFGAAHRAHASTAGIAEHLPAVAGFLMQKELETLGRALEAPERPFTAIIGGAKVRDKIGVIENLLEKVDNLLIGGGLSYTFVKAQGYEIGKSLLEEDKLELARSFMEKAKAKGVRLLLPVDVVVADRFAPDARAETVAIDSIPADMEAMDIGPKTRELFAEVVKSSRLVIWNGPMGVFEFDRFAHGTNAVAQVLVDSEALTIVGGGDSAAAIEKAGLADRVSHVSTGGGASLEMMEGKALPGVVALDDRE; encoded by the coding sequence ATGAACAAAAAGACGATCCGAGACGTGGATGTACGTGGCAAACGCGTGTTTTGTCGAGTAGATTTCAATGTGCCGATGGAAGATGGGCGGATTACCGATGATACGCGGATTCGTGCGGCATTGCCGACGATTCGTTATTTGACGGAACAAGGAGCGAAAGTGATTCTCGCCAGCCACCTGGGCCGTCCCAAAGGGCGGGTAGTGGAAGAGCTGCGCTTGGCACCGGTAGCGAAACGGCTGGCCGAGTTGTTGGAAAAACCGGTCGATTATGTGGAGGAAACTGTCGGGGAAGAAGTGGAACGCCGGGTGGCAGCACTGAACGAAGGCGACGTGCTGCTGTTGGAGAACGTGCGCTTTGAACCGGGTGAAGAGAAAAACGATCCCGAATTGGCCCGCGCGTTTGCAAATCTGGCCGATCTGTTCGTCAACGACGCGTTCGGAGCAGCGCACCGGGCGCATGCGTCGACGGCCGGTATCGCCGAACACTTGCCCGCAGTGGCCGGCTTCCTGATGCAAAAAGAGCTGGAAACGCTGGGGCGTGCGTTGGAAGCCCCCGAGCGGCCGTTTACGGCGATCATCGGCGGGGCCAAAGTGCGGGACAAAATCGGTGTGATCGAAAACCTGTTGGAAAAAGTGGACAACCTGCTGATCGGCGGCGGTTTGTCCTATACGTTCGTCAAAGCGCAGGGATATGAAATCGGCAAATCCCTGCTGGAAGAGGACAAGCTGGAACTGGCCCGTTCCTTCATGGAAAAGGCAAAAGCCAAAGGAGTGCGCCTTCTGCTGCCGGTCGACGTGGTCGTGGCTGATCGGTTTGCCCCGGATGCTCGGGCGGAAACGGTGGCCATCGACTCGATTCCGGCAGACATGGAAGCGATGGATATCGGGCCGAAAACGCGGGAACTGTTTGCTGAAGTGGTGAAAAGCTCGCGGCTGGTCATTTGGAACGGTCCGATGGGTGTGTTTGAATTTGACCGATTTGCCCACGGTACTAATGCGGTGGCTCAAGTTTTGGTGGATTCCGAAGCGCTCACCATCGTTGGTGGAGGCGATTCGGCGGCGGCTATCGAGAAAGCTGGTCTGGCGGATCGTGTGAGCCACGTGTCCACCGGCGGTGGTGCGTCGTTAGAGATGATGGAAGGAAAAGCGCTGCCGGGAGTTGTCGCTTTGGACGACCGGGAATGA
- a CDS encoding ArsJ-associated glyceraldehyde-3-phosphate dehydrogenase, translating to MGKTKIAINGFGRIGRAVFRNALNHPELEVVAVNDLTDAKTLAHLLKYDSVHGKMDVSVEVTDEGFVVDGKTVRVIAERDPAQLPWGELGVDLVVESTGRFTKRDDAAKHLEAGAKKVIISAPAKNEDLTVVMGVNEDKYDPSAHQVISNASCTTNCLAPVVKVLHEQFGVRRGLMTTVHSYTNDQQILDLPHKDLRRARAAGMSIIPTTTGAAVAVAKVLPELAGKLNGFAMRVPTPNVSVVDFVAELEKEVTVEGVNEALRQAAEGKLKGILGYSDEPLVSRDFNGDTRSSIVDALSTMVLEGNMVKVVSWYDNEWGYSNRVVDLAAYIAKRGL from the coding sequence ATGGGCAAAACAAAAATTGCGATCAACGGTTTCGGACGCATCGGACGGGCAGTGTTCCGGAATGCGCTGAATCATCCGGAGTTGGAAGTGGTGGCGGTCAATGACCTGACCGATGCCAAAACGCTCGCACACTTGCTGAAATATGACTCGGTTCACGGCAAAATGGACGTGTCCGTCGAAGTGACTGACGAAGGTTTCGTGGTGGACGGCAAAACCGTACGGGTGATCGCCGAGCGTGACCCGGCACAACTGCCTTGGGGCGAACTGGGTGTCGATCTCGTCGTTGAATCGACCGGTCGTTTCACCAAACGGGACGATGCGGCCAAACACCTGGAAGCTGGCGCGAAAAAAGTGATCATCTCTGCTCCGGCCAAAAACGAAGACCTGACCGTGGTGATGGGTGTCAACGAGGACAAATACGATCCGTCCGCTCATCAAGTGATCTCCAACGCTTCGTGCACGACCAACTGCTTGGCACCCGTGGTCAAAGTGCTGCATGAGCAGTTCGGCGTTCGTCGCGGCCTGATGACGACTGTGCACTCCTACACCAACGACCAACAAATTCTGGACCTGCCGCATAAAGACTTGCGCCGCGCACGTGCAGCGGGTATGTCGATCATTCCGACGACGACCGGTGCCGCTGTGGCCGTGGCCAAAGTATTGCCTGAGCTGGCCGGCAAATTGAACGGTTTCGCGATGCGCGTGCCGACGCCGAACGTTTCTGTGGTGGACTTTGTGGCTGAGCTGGAAAAAGAAGTAACTGTCGAAGGGGTGAATGAAGCTCTGCGTCAAGCGGCCGAAGGCAAACTGAAAGGTATCCTCGGATACTCCGACGAGCCGTTGGTATCCCGCGACTTCAACGGAGATACCCGCTCTTCGATCGTGGATGCTCTGTCCACCATGGTTCTGGAAGGCAACATGGTGAAAGTGGTCTCCTGGTACGACAACGAGTGGGGTTACTCCAACCGCGTGGTGGATCTGGCTGCGTATATTGCTAAGCGGGGGCTCTAA